One Thunnus thynnus chromosome 18, fThuThy2.1, whole genome shotgun sequence genomic region harbors:
- the rpf2 gene encoding ribosome production factor 2 homolog, whose amino-acid sequence MTQLDGITKPKTKRSKRFLESRAPKLSEDGKSTMIMKGGNTSQTITQALKDIYSLKKPNAVLYKKKNITRPFEDSTSLEFFSKKTDCSLFLFGSHNKKRPNNLIFGRLFDFHVLDMIELGIEKYVSLSDIKASKCPEGTKPMLVFAGEAFDLDNEHKRLKSLLIDFFRGPTVSAVRLAGLEHVLHFTALDGKIFMRSYRCLLKKSGCRTPRIELEEIGPSFDFVLRRTHLASDDLYKLAHKQPKALKPKKKKNISHDVFGTKFGRVHMQKQDLSKLQTRKMKGLRKRKGEVVAEEQDGQEPKVAKVES is encoded by the exons atgacGCAGTTAGACGGTATAAC AAAACCCAAGACAAAACGCTCCAAGCGCTTCTTGGAGAGCAGAGCACCCAAGCTGAGTGAGGATGGAAAGAGCACTATGATTATGAAAGGAGGGAACACCAGTCAAACCATCACCCAGGCCCTGAAGGACATA TATTCCCTGAAAAAACCCAATGCAGTGCTGTACAAGAA GAAGAACATCACTCGGCCGTTTGAGGACTCAACATCACTG GAATTTTTCTCCAAGAAGACAGACTGCTCGCTGTTTCTGTTCGGCTCCCACAACAAGAAACGACCCAACAACCTCATATTTG GCCGTTTGTTTGACTTCCATGTGCTCGATATGATTGAACTTGGAATTGAGAAGTACGTCTCCCTGAGTGATATTAAG GCAAGCAAATGTCCCGAGGGGACCAAACCAATGCTGGTGTTTGCAGGCGAGGCTTTCGATTTAGACAACGAGCACAAACGTCTGAAGAGTCTGCTCATAG ACTTCTTCAGGGGTCCCACTGTGTCTGCGGTACGTCTGGCAGGGTTAGAACATGTTCTGCACTTCACTGCCCTGGATGGGAAAATATTCATGCGTAGCTACAG GTGTCTGTTGAAGAAGTCTGGGTGCCGGACGCCACGAATCGAGCTGGAGGAGATCGGGCCCTCATTTGACTTTGTCTTAAGAAGAACACATCTGGCTTCAGATGACTTGTACAAGTTAGCTCACAAACAGCCAAAGGCTCTGAAG cccaagaagaagaagaacatttcCCACGACGTCTTTGGTACCAAGTTCGGCCGCGTGCACATGCAGAAGCAGGATCTGTCCAAACTTCAAACACGCAAGATGAAGGgcctgaggaagaggaagggagaggtGGTCGCCGAAGAGCAGGATGGACAGGAACCCAAAGTGGCCAAAGTAGAGAGCTGA